A genomic region of Stenotrophomonas sp. NA06056 contains the following coding sequences:
- a CDS encoding glycine zipper 2TM domain-containing protein, whose translation MLSTSALSFRGLAMALALLAGVAVVSDASAMSRKDKRTVVGAVVGGVAGHLISNGDPAATVGGAVAGGAIGNLTTPDRHDRRYDGRYDRRYDNRRYDRGYNRGYGYDRRDDRRWQRERHDNRYYHDRGRHRGW comes from the coding sequence ATGCTCAGCACTTCCGCACTCAGCTTCCGTGGTCTGGCGATGGCCCTGGCACTTCTTGCCGGTGTGGCCGTGGTCAGTGATGCCAGCGCGATGTCGAGGAAGGACAAGCGCACCGTGGTCGGTGCCGTCGTCGGCGGCGTGGCGGGTCACCTGATCTCCAACGGCGACCCGGCCGCTACGGTCGGCGGCGCGGTTGCCGGCGGCGCCATCGGCAACCTGACCACGCCCGACCGCCATGATCGCCGGTACGACGGGCGCTATGACCGTCGCTACGACAACCGCCGTTATGACCGGGGCTACAACCGCGGCTATGGCTACGATCGCCGCGACGACCGTCGCTGGCAGCGCGAGCGCCACGACAACCGTTACTACCACGACCGCGGCCGCCATCGCGGCTGGTAA